One window from the genome of Clarias gariepinus isolate MV-2021 ecotype Netherlands chromosome 15, CGAR_prim_01v2, whole genome shotgun sequence encodes:
- the knl1 gene encoding kinetochore scaffold 1: protein MQLLENKINLPHKEAYTPFSLKNSLLARLSVGGGVRPKFPPQGRSISPTPTEPQSPTGVQGLHLQTCFSADVLNNGYETDLVNEVLPEEDFSGTLVSENKEPEVTIGDGLNGDGLNEDAVEFSHTESVMNQNLSEKLPPEVQDTAMKDTRNALWESNYAPQNTHVVKVMDDTSSSSSYTTMKCEGMSELNLRDSQLDSQIEGSVEFDFHKKLEDGSVTINEFLVHFGAKFVIHRSRPSARPDNFMDPETCTLKDLLRSKYIHRPKQSVYETDCQNLSQMVEELRTQIGDQEKPLREINEALLQDVCVFSQEQLQRFGSKLKERKVYFSKISKARSHGMKERLYSELLQTTREAKESLTSKVKETHEMLEELNGCITDLESDLMKMNNMDMGDQHSLRGLEPAVKARQEQINALNSELTEKEKQISTFTLQAQSLEDTCVKLQCETRELECHAAHLNSLNEWRLLREKNRLVFMFLHDTLQLEVKHRHAPEKQCVHGDADQAVDVSFTYLLNAERSHPGAVLVHKLLEENISSQLSTWLQKYSTTQHIPMLLHDVSVVVSRLRLLGDEIHRLKKWGGLKLEILDLTCVDTAVVVTFSSLRAFVKFELSLALSPEYPFKPLQLQKFRNHIGNTRVEQIKDIISSIRPAKSYLTAVMKRLHSDLIG, encoded by the exons ATGCAGTTGCTTGAAAACAAAATTAACTTGCCTCATAAAGAAGCATACACACCATTCAGCCTCAAGAATTCTCTCCTGGCAAGACTCTCAGTAGGTGGTGGTGTCAGGCCAAAGTTTCCTCCACAAGGAAGATCAATAAGTCCAACTCCAACAGAGCCCCAAAGCCCTACTGGCGTTCAGGGTCTTCACCTCCAGACGTGTTTCAGTGCTGATGTATTGAATAACGGCTATGAGACTGACCTCGTGAATGAAGTGCTTCCTGAAGAAGATTTCTCAGGTACTTTGGTCAGTGAAAACAAAGAACCAGAAGTCACTATAGGGGATGGTTTGAATGGGGATGGTTTGAATGAGGATGCTGTTGAGTTCAGTCACACAGAGTCTGTCATGAATCAAAACCTATCTGAGAAACTGCCACCTGAAGTACAAGATACAGCCATGAAAGACACCAGAAACGCCTTG TGGGAGAGTAATTATGCTCCTCAGAATACTCATGTGGTAAAGGTGATGGATGACACCAGCTCCAGTAGCAGTTACACCACCATGAAATGTGAAGGAATGTCTGAATTAA ACCTGAGAGACTCACAGCTCGACTCTCAGATTGAGGGCTCGGTGGAGTTTGACTTCCATAAG aAACTTGAAGATGGCAGTGTTACCATAAATGAGTTCCTCGTGCACTTTGGTGCCAAATTTGTGATCCACCGCTCGAGACCCAGCGCTCGTCCTGACAAC TTTATGGATCCAGAAACATGCACACTAAAGGATCTGCTCAGAAGTAAATACATCCATCGCCCCAAGCAGAGTGTGTATGAGACAGATTGTCAGAACCTCTCTCAGATGGTTGAAGA ATTGAGAACACAGATTGGAGATCAGGAGAAACCACTGAGAGAGATCAATGAAGCCCTGCTGCAGGACGTGTGTGTCTTTTCACAAGAGCAG TTACAGAGATTTGGTTCCAAACTGAAGGAGCGGAAGGTTTACTTCTCAAAAATAAGCAAGGCCCGCTCCCATGGGATGAAGGAACGCTTGTACTCTGAGCTTTTACAAACAACACGG GAGGCAAAGGAAAGTCTGACGTCCAAAGTCAAGGAGACACACGAGATGTTAGAGGAACTAAATGGATGCATAACTGACTTGGAGTCTG ATTTGATGAAGATGAACAACATGGACATGGGAGACCAACATTCCCTCAGGGGACTCGAACCTGCTGTGAAGGCCAGGCAGGAACAAATTAATGCTCTTAACTCAGAACTTACTGAGAAAGAAAA GCAAATCAGTACATTTACGCTTCAGGCTCAGTCTTTGGAGGACACATGTGTCAAACTCCAGTGTGAAACCAGGGAACTTGAATGCCATGCTGCACATCTGAACAG TCTGAATGAGTGGCGATTACTTAGGGAGAAGAACCGGCTGGTTTTTATGTTTCTCCATGACACTCTTCAGCTGGAGGTGAAGCACAGACACGCCCCGG aGAAACAATGCGTGCATGGCGATGCAGACCAGGCTGTGGACGTGTCCTTTACATATCTGCTGAACG CCGAGCGCTCACACCCCGGTGCAGTCCTGGTGCACAAACTGCTTGAGGAGAACATCAGCTCTCAGCTCTCTACATGGCTGCAGAAATACTCCACAACTCAACACATACCAATG CTGCTCCATGATGTCAGTGTGGTGGTGAGCCGACTCCGCCTCCTGGGTGATGAAATCCACAGGCTGAAGAAATGGGGAGGCCTGAAGTTAGAGATCCTGGACCTCACATGTGTGGATACAGC GGTTGTAGTCACGTTCTCCAGCCTCAGGGCGTTTGTCAAGTTTGAGCTGAGCCTGGCTCTTTCCCCGGAATATCCTTTTAAGCCTCTGCAACTGCAAAAATTCAGAAATCACATTGGGAACACAAG AGTGGAGCAAATAAAAGACATCATATCATCTATAAGACCAGCCAAGAGCTACCTGACTGCAGTCATGAAGAGGCTTCATTCTGATTTGATTGGctaa